From the Girardinichthys multiradiatus isolate DD_20200921_A chromosome 22, DD_fGirMul_XY1, whole genome shotgun sequence genome, one window contains:
- the synpo2la gene encoding synaptopodin 2-like protein, which produces MVAEEVIITLSGGAPWGFRLQGGVEHQKPLQVAKVRKRSKACRAGLQEADELVSINEQPCGSLSHAQAMNLIDSSPGILNIRVKRAPAAFQSVVLVARAPSPRIDKEYRAVLKAMSPTQPHHAPVREVHRSRSSLTSGLTSPPGSEAYYGETDSDADVAGYERQRRQKRRSPSNSNSGKPSGRTSPEGGETSEMSGYDSAPDAQVFPRSLEGRGGNGDEGGSLPGVTRKEVVYKPPGPGMWSSQTSTETSSIISSADDQGPRDGGQEEDSGFLEPPNVPLVSPERAKEALMLGSRSQLVPMVGPVNNPIDEELTTTYMEKAKQAKLNRGDTFQDKQVKEAKSKCRTIASLLTDAPNPHSKGVLMFKKRRQRSKKYTLTSFGSVDEDRFQDSQEDDGVFPGSESEFDEEGFSGAPDPTWDSDYMDKLEKRATAGTEGREVGAENALNHGLSDTVGKGAQLFEQQRKRVDELAKKGEAAHPHELPESQEQEHCQMYPLHLEMPAQVQPTQRAQQSPINPTPTQAIQSQTQAQTVDSPHAVPHGDLPHSTVSAVSMVMIPPPVALKATTASVTVLRSAPPSETPVSELPASNVLNRTARPFTPGLISIRAATAPVTFRPAVAKKAQRPASAAVMAPPFSAASELVHNATPVTSQLPPGLPPVVPPPYSFPKASLPLTPEAPVTVHTPALSAPIETMQSLPILTGVHEAPFSTMTPMSVPSAPRPQQTVSAPVPPLYQMPGSADPVASVPKLQVPVAAPPGHQISMPSITPVSVVTQPEAVAPTPIPGSKGRTGILLEARRRSGKPKPMFNVPDVKKKSPNPELLSLVQNLDERSTRHKYGQATTEDVYEGAEEDRSGEAGTGRVPPPVAPKPRVIHETPQILQAGGKGAQLFAKRQSRMGMYVVDTQPEIPYQQDVAMHNAAQQFDSSVNSSYPSQWKYSPNVRAPPPIGYNPLLAPSLPTGPQKDTAIPDNKTSGGSQKEGIKAVDFMKRQPYQLNSAMFQYGGSVTNLSAMPSYQAQQNNYTTMMVGSSLTSPRQIPLKTARVYEIKRFSTPTPMSAPSLAPKVIAPRSATTLGERLTRSGMISPLPAPFTPASAQPESVITSKPVLSSSQLVQLPNLPKFSGTSIPNPAPPSAPTSYTPASYTRGLQTAKQFQSAPELSILASLPPLKANPVQAPKPHFVATRGGAQPQVWRPGAF; this is translated from the exons ATGGTTGCAGAAGAAGTGATCATCACCCTGTCCGGTGGGGCACCATGGGGGTTTCGTCTGCAGGGAGGAGTAGAGCATCAGAAACCGCTCCAAGTGGCTAAG GTGCGTAAACGTAGCAAGGCATGCCGGGCTGGGCTGCAGGAGGCAGATGAGCTGGTGTCTATCAATGAACAGCCATGTGGATCCCTTTCCCATGCCCAGGCCATGAACCTCATCGACAGCTCCCCTGGGATATTAAACATTCGAGTCAAAAG GGCACCTGCTGCTTTTCAGTCTGTTGTTCTTGTCGCCCGTGCCCCATCTCCACGGATAGATAAAGAGTATCGTGCTGTTCTAAAAGCCATGTCACCAACCCAACCCCATCACGCGCCTGTCCGTGAGGTCCACCGTAGTCGCTCTTCATTGACCAGTGGATTGACTTCCCCACCTGGCAGTGAAGCTTATTATGGCGAGACTGACAGTGATGCAGATGTGGCTGGTTATGAGAGGCAACGACGCCAGAAACGCAGAAGCCCCAGCAATTCCAACTCTGGAAAACCATCAGGAAGAACATCTCCCGAAGGTGGGGAGACATCAGAAATGAGTGGCTATGACAGTGCTCCAGATGCACAGGTGTTTCCACGTTCATTGGAAGGACGTGGAGGAAATGGAGATGAAGGAGGGAGTCTTCCAGGAGTTACAAGAAAAGAGGTGGTTTACAAACCACCAGGTCCAGGAATGTGGTCCTCCCAGACATCTACTGAAACTTCCTCCATAATTTCCTCAGCAGATGACCAGGGGCCACGGGATGGAGGACAAGAGGAAGATAGTGGTTTTCTAGAACCACCCAATGTGCCACTGGTGTCCCCTGAAAGGGCAAAGGAGGCTCTGATGTTGGGGTCTCGCAGCCAACTTGTGCCCATGGTGGGTCCTGTTAATAACCCTATTGATGAGGAACTCACGACAACCTACATGGAAAAGGCCAAGCAAGCTA AACTAAATCGAGGGGACACATTTCAGGACAAGCAAGTAAAGGAAGCCAAAAGCAAATGTCGAACGATTGCATCTTTGCTGACAGATGCTCCAAACCCTCACTCCAAGGGAGTGCTGATGTTCAAGAAAAGAAGGCAGCGCTCAAAGAAATACACCCTCACAAGCTTTGGGAGTGTGGATGAGGACAGATTTCAGGACTCACAAGAGGATGATGGGGTATTTCCTGGCAGTGAATCTGAGTTTGATGAGGAGGGCTTCTCTGGAGCTCCAGACCCAACTTGGGATAGTGACTACATGGATAAGCTGGAAAAGAGGGCAACGGCAGGTACAGAAGGTCGTGAGGTCGGAGCAGAAAATGCTTTGAATCATGGTTTAAGTGACACTGTAGGAAAGGGTGCCCAGTTGTTTGAGCAGCAGAGAAAAAGGGTGGATGAACTTGCAAAGAAAGGGGAGGCAGCACATCCTCATGAACTTCCAGAATCCCAAGAGCAGGAGCATTGTCAGATGTATCCATTGCATCTTGAAATGCCTGCACAGGTGCAACCAACCCAAAGAGCTCAACAGTCACCAATCAACCCTACACCCACACAGGCAATTCAGTCTCAAACTCAAGCTCAAACGGTTGACTCACCCCATGCAGTACCCCATGGGGACCTACCCCACTCTACAGTGAGTGCAGTTAGCATGGTGATGATACCCCCTCCTGTGGCACTCAAGGCAACCACAGCCTCAGTTACGGTCCTGAGATCTGCACCCCCTTCTGAAACACCAGTATCCGAACTGCCTGCAAGCAACGTTCTAAATAGAACAGCACGTCCTTTTACCCCTGGCTTAATTAGCATTCGAGCTGCAACTGCTCCTGTAACATTTCGACCAGCTGTTGCAAAAAAGGCACAGCGGCCTGCCTCAGCAGCTGTTATGGCCCCACCATTCTCAGCAGCCTCTGAACTAGTCCATAATGCAACACCTGTAACTTCACAGCTACCCCCTGGTCTGCCTCCTGTGGTGCCCCCACCATACTCTTTTCCTAAAGCTTCCCTGCCTCTGACACCAGAAGCTCCTGTTACTGTTCACACTCCTGCTCTTTCTGCCCCAATCGAAACAATGCAGTCATTGCCAATATTGACTGGTGTTCATGAGGCTCCATTTTCAACTATGACCCCAATGTCTGTGCCTTCAGCACCTAGACCCCAACAAACAGTATCGGcacctgttcctcctttatacCAAATGCCTGGCTCAGCTGATCCAGTTGCCTCAGTGCCTAAACTTCAAGTACCAGTGGCTGCGCCACCCGGACACCAAATTTCCATGCCATCTATAACTCCAGTGTCAGTAGTCACACAGCCTGAAGCTGTTGCCCCAACCCCTATTCCTGGTTCAAAAGGTCGCACAGGAATCTTACTGGAAGCACGACGGCGTAGTGGCAAACCTAAACCTATGTTCAATGTCCCCGATGTGAAAAAGAAATCCCCAAATCCTGAATTGTTGTCATTAGTGCAGAACCTAGATGAAAGGTCCACCAGACACAAATATGGTCAAGCAACCACTGAGGATGTCTATGAAGGTGCAGAGGAGGATAGGAGTGGTGAAGCTGGCACAGGAAGGGTGCCACCCCCAGTTGCACCTAAACCCCGGGTCATTCATGAGACCCCACAGATTCTTCAAGCAGGGGGCAAGGGGGCTCAATTGTTTGCCAAAAGACAGAGCCGCATGGGAATGTATGTAGTTGACACACAACCCGAGATCCCTTATCAGCAAGATGTGGCCATGCACAATGCAGCTCAACAGTTTGACTCCTCTGTCAATTCTTCCTATCCCTCTCAGTGGAAATACTCCCCAAATGTCCGTGCACCACCACCTATTGGATACAACCCACTGTTAGCCCCCTCTCTTCCCACAGGGCCTCAGAAGGACACCGCCATCCCAGACAATAAGACTAGTGGAGGCTCCCAAAAGGAAGGCATCAAGGCTGTAGATTTCATGAAAAGACAGCCTTATCAACTCAACTCTGCCATGTTTCAGTATGGAGGCAGTGTCACAAATCTATCAGCCATGCCCTCATACCAGGCCCAGCAGAATAACTACACAACAATGATGGTGGGCAGCTCACTGACCTCACCTCGACAAATACCCCTCAAAACAGCTCGTGTGTATGAAATCAAGCGTTTCTCTACACCCACACCAATGTCAGCTCCATCGCTTGCGCCTAAAGTTATTGCACCTCGCTCAGCTACTACTCTTGGAGAACGTTTGACTCGTTCAGGCATGATCTCACCACTTCCTGCTCCCTTTACACCAGCTTCAGCCCAACCTGAGTCAGTCATTACATCGAAACCAGTTTTATCTTCCTCTCAACTGGTGCAGCTACCCAACCTGCCAAAATTCTCAGGCACCTCTATTCCAAACCCTGCACCCCCTTCAGCACCCACATCTTACACTCCAGCATCATACACCAGAGGGCTGCAGACAGCCAAGCAGTTTCAGAGTGCACCGGAACTTAGCATTCTTGCTTCTTTGCCCCCTCTGAAGGCCAACCCTGTTCAGGCCCCCAAACCTCATTTTGTTGCCACTAGGGGTGGTGCCCAGCCCCAAGTCTGGAGACCAGGAGCATTTTGA